Below is a genomic region from Equus quagga isolate Etosha38 chromosome 17, UCLA_HA_Equagga_1.0, whole genome shotgun sequence.
GGgtgaaatgaaattaatttttaaaggaatgttaGTTTTGAAGAGTGGTTATATTGTGATAATTTAACTTTAAGAATAACATACCATGCTGAGATTAACATTTCTGAGTACCAGTTCAGTTTCTCAGGGGATAAGAAAATTCCTCTTATGTTATgaactgtggggaaaaaaattataacacccGTCTTAGAATGAAGGTTTCTTTGTATAGTCTCTCTGAAATATAGTTGTGAAACTACAAGGGCAGAGTTGAGAAGCTACACTGATAAATGACAGCAACATGATTACATACGTGTTAAATTTTACATATCACTGTAGTCTTCAAATTCTAAAGTAAGGTTTTTAACActcttgagaatatttttattagtagaaaacattttttatttctcaaaatggctaaaaaattttgagagagaaactatatgtgaatatttaaaatatgagttaAATATATACATCTATCTTAGCCCTCTGTGTGTGTGGATAATATACGTATAACACATGTTCTGCACACACGAGAGGGGACATTTCTATCTGATATTGTATAAGccttcgtttttctttttctccctctgcaaATAGCCTGAAGACATGTTCGTTTGTGACATAAATGAACAGGATCTAAGTGGACCTCCAGCATCTAAGAATCTAAAGAAAAGCCAGTGTACTCCTCTTTTCATGAATGCTTACACCATGAGAGGTAGGCAGAAAACGTGTGTGACATACAGAATATTGGCAGTTTGTTGTTGCCAGCACCCCATGGGCCGCCGAGCTGAGGCTGCCGGCGCTGTCAGACAGGGCTCCGCGCTGTTCACAGGGTTCTCACGGCcgattttttcggaagtgggtggccaggtccttcttcctagtctgtctagtctggaagctccactgaaacctgtccgccatgggggaccctgctggaatttgaaatcctggtggcagagctctcagcatcacagccacacgcAGCCACCACAATGTGACAGTGTGGGTCCCTGACTGGGAAGGGAACCCGGGCCGTGACGGTGACAGTGCCGAGTCTTAACCACCAGCCCGCCGGGCCGGCCGTTTGCAGAGTAGGCTTCCctaaataatagtaattattattctGGTTCACATTTCTTGATTACCTACTTTATGTGCAGGAACTCTAAGTGTGTTAACTCATTCAGCCCTCCCGTCAGCCCGTGGGGAAGGTCTGttactattttatatatgagaggaccgaggctcagggagattTCCCCAAATTAAACAGCCGGTGAGGATAAGGGCCAGAATTCGACCCAGGTCAGTGTGGCTCCACTAAATTGTCACTTTGACTGACTAAATGTTGTACTTCCAATCAGATTCCCACTCCTAGGGTAGAGGTACACCTCTGAGACCTTGTAGTAGCATTTAGTCAAGTTACAGATGAGAGAGAATTAGGGCATTTTCTTCACTTCAGTGGGCGTGGCGCTCTCTTTTTGAAACAGTTACTGCGTGATCGAAGTGGGAGTCTTGCTGTAATTCCCAGAGATGGCGGTGGGAAACCAGCCTGGGAGGGTTGAGCCAAGGGGAGGGTGAAATAGGAGATTACTGCTGGCGTGCAGGCTGAGCATCACAGCGAGGTCCCGGGACCCATGTGAGGTCCCCTCCAGGAAGGGGTCGCACCACCCTGTTCCTGTACCTTTGCAGCTAATGCTGCCAGGATGGCACTTGGGGACCAGCCTCTCACAGCAGGAAGCTCAGTGAACTTCCAAGGCAAAAACAGCCATTCCTGAATTTTATAGCCTGTAAATCCTTTTTAGGTAAGTCTATTATGTCTATACCTAAAACTTTTTTCCATCCCTCAAGTTACCAAGACATGGCCTGTGCTGTGAAGCCTAACCTGTGATTAAGAGTCTCGCCGACCTGGGTTCGAATCTGAGCTCTGCCACCCTATCTGTGAGCGTGCACACATGGCttagcatctctgagcctccatttcctggCCGAAACTGGGGGAACAGAGTTTACCTCTGTGGTGGCTGTGACGATGCCGGGAGATACCATGTGTAAGGGCGATGcccagtgcccggcacacaggaTCCCCATTAGTCGTGTTTGCACTGTGATTGTGATCTCCTTAACTGTTAGAGCTGTACTTCAGGCCATCTAACAGATTTCTCGAGCATGTGTAAAGTATTGTGGATTGTCCTCATGCTggataaaatttaattattttgctttccaACTCGTCTATcgttatttctctcttcctccctcccaccctcctccccactgccGACTTACTATTCCATGCCGTAACACtatataaatgtatttgtgtgtgcacacatatgtgtatCGTTTCTCTGAAAGGTGTAATTTGGTTTTCACGAGCGTGTGCCTTCACTCTCCCCCCAGGAGCAGGCGCGGTGATTCACACCCACTCAAAAGCTGCTGTCTTGGCCACCCTGCTCTTCCCAGGACGGGAGTTTAAAATTACACATCAAGAGATGATAAAAGGAATAAGGAAATGTACCTCGGGAGGATATTAcaggtatttttttctgtttttacttaataatttgaaaagcgtttttccttcttttgatctttttatgCATTTAATGAGATGCTTGCGGGGTCTCTTAAATGATACCCCACTTAACATACATGCAGATCTGTTCTCAGTGACACAAGTCAGATGcctcctgcccttcctgcccACCGTCATTTGGTCTTGGTAGATTGTCAGCAACGCTAATAACAAAACGTTTGTCAGAGTAAAATGAAAAACCGTGGCTGAGATTTCTAAAGAGAGGGGAAGATGCTGTTCCTTTACTGAAGAACCCAGAGAGCAGAATCTCCTCACTCTCTGTCTCGGGGAGTTTCAGCCCTGACTAAAGTTTAGACTTCATTGTGATTTAATTtagtatttctaaaacatttttatatttagaaaagttttataattattttaattaagtagatctctgtatttttataatttctcagtATGGAAAATGGCATAGGTAGTATAGAACAGAGGCCTCCTAGATAAAATCCAATCGGTCCACCAGCACACAGAAGTGTAGGAATTATCCGTGAATCCAGAATCCAATAACGTGAAGACACGTCCTCTGCTCAGGTCCAGGCCCCACGTTTCATCTGAATGTGTTGGCCTTCTTTCTCCTGAACCCTCACCCTGCGTAATTCCCTAAAGGGCCTGATCCTGCCTTGTTTAGAGAAAAGGGTGTCATTTTTCCAAAGTGTTCAACATCTTATTGTTACCACATGTCACAGAGTGTGCATGTTTAAACTAGTGTGCTGAGAAATTGATTTGGTTTCGGTTAATATTTATCGTGTGCCTAAAGCATTCTTCAGCACTGTGAAACACCTGTTTAcataagttaaatatttaaattctgaaAGAGCACATACTAAAGATAGCAGAGCCCCCTGTTGCCTTTTCCACATCTGGGCCCTGAAGGAGTGGCATGACGTGTGCCATCAGTGTCATCAGCATTTGATTGCTTTGGTGAAGAAGTAACATAGATGAGAAGGACCTGTGAAGAAAGGGTGAGTAGAGGGACAGAGCACGTAGACAGCCTTTGGAATTTTGTGGAAAAAAGGACATGAATGGAAAAACGCTATTTCTTATGCATCATAAcatacatattttggatattattttgaatgttttagaaTTTAAAGAATGCAAGTTTTTTTGAGCTGTTCTTTGCAATTCTGGTTGAGCCTGGCTGGGAAGTCAGTAACAGGGTCATTATTTCAGCTCAGGGAGCAGTCATATTTCATCAGAATTGGGGGAGAATCCTAGAGTCCAGTTTTCGAAAGAAGGGGCAGTGAAGGCTGGATGAAATAAGAAAGGAGGGTTTTGATATtctctactgtattttttttttttaaagattttatttttcctttttctccctaaagccccccagtacatagttgtatgttttttttttagctgtgggtccttctagctgtggcatgtgggacaccgcctcagcgtggctcaatgagccgtgccatgtccgcgcccacgattcaaaccaacgaaacactgggctgcctgcagcggagcgcgcgaacttaaccacttggccacgggggcagcccctctactgtattttttttaagtctatcttagggggaaaaaacctttCAAATAGCTAATTCTTATCAGTGGAGGTTACCACATTTAAATATGATTGTCTTCCCTTTTGCAAGCAACATGCCTGTGGTGGAGAGAAAAGAACACTGTTTGAAGGCCACAGCACCATCCTGACACCCCGACTTCTGTTCCTCCTCTAACTGATAGGTGCTCTGTCTGTGAAACGGGTGGCTTCGATTAAATCAGCTTTCTGGTCTTATTTTGCCCTTGAAAATATGTCCGACTACCAAGTATGTAGTGGAGGAAAATAGAAGTTTGTGGTTCTCCTGGCCAGTATTAGGAAAGATTTTGAACCAGCAATTCCTTCCTTccataattaaaaatgttttataattaccTGTGTTTTACGTAAGTGAGATAATGAGCAACTCCATACTGCTAATGATAATGgctggccaagttacttaacacATGATTGCCCCTTAGCATATACGTGCCCTAAAGGGGCACTTTCTGGTAATACTTTAgctagaactttttttttcatttagcccTTACAGAGGTGGTGAAAAAGCAGATGTTACATTAACAAGGCAAGAGAAATTCATGTGACAAGGAAAACATGTCTGACTTTTGACTAGTTCTAAATGACCTCAGGGATAGACTTTAAATTTTACCAGTAACTAAGTAATTTGCTTAAATATTATTACATGAATAAAAAGAAGGCATACTCCTCACAAGGtagaagtaaaagaaattctAATGCCACAGAtgtgagaatgttctggaaatatTATCATGCCTTCAACAGTTGTCTCCAGAAGGTTCTTGCTATCCCAGTGCTGCAAGCCATGCCTGTGTCTATCTGCCTCTGAGACACTTTTGAGTCctgcagaaataaaatgattttatatccTTGGAAAAGTCCTACTTAATAAGTAGTTCAATTGTTAATCCTTCTTCCTAAGATCTTCTTTCTAAGATCTGTCATTTCCCATCTCctgttaaaaatattatgatgaTCTCTGCTTCAAGGAAATGCTTGTATGGTCTTGATAATTTCTTTGAGAGGTTTTGGTATCCCATACAAATTTCTGCCACTTTACTGAGGATTAGAACAGTGCCTGCGAGATTCCCAAGGCGTCTTTTGATACCAATGTTTATGCAGGATACACAGAATAACATGCAACATCTTGTTCCTAATTTGGAGTGGCTTTCCAGATGTAAAGAGCATGTCTAACTGGttacttgacaaatatttaaattttacatgtgaacacctttatttgttttaatgggaaaaaaaatggctttttttGTCTTACAGATACGATGATATGTTAGTTGTACCCATTGTTGAGAATACTCCTGAGGAGAAAGACCTCAAAGAGCGAATGGCTCGAGCCATGAATGAGTACCCAGACTCCTGCGCGGTTCTAGTCAGACGGCACGGAGTGTACGTCTGGGGAGAAACGTGGGAGAAGGCTAAAACCATGTGAGTATAAAGCAGCGAACGTTTGGGATAAGTCACCACTCTAAATGTGAAAGAGGACAAGGCATGTTTTaggatttaaaataaagtatgattTTTCATATGTTAttggtttaaatttaaatagtttatcattattatttctagaCATTTGATTTgtattatgtattcatttattaagaACTGTGTATTGGATAAGGTATTATTTAGCAAAGCCCTGTGCACTTtgatacaaagaagaaagaaacacagatctTGTTCTTGGAGTTTAAGGCTGGCAGGGAGAATAAAGCAACCCAATTTAGGTGATGATTTGCCACATTCATTGCAAAAAGTGGCATAGAGTGAAAAATCGAgatttatgttaatatattttaaactccCCTTTATTTCCTgagatgtatatatatgtggTTGCATGATCAGTATGATTCCCCTCCATGTTTTAATAATGTTGGgggcaaaataagaaaaatttggcctgggaattgagaaaaaaaatataccTGGAACAGGATTAACCTGATGGAGAGGAGAAGTGTGATTATCAGGATTAGAGAGCTCAGTTTCCCTGAAAACCTTcagttctttctgctttttctttcacaGGTGTGAGTGTTATGACTATTTGTTTGATATTGCCGTATCAATG
It encodes:
- the APIP gene encoding methylthioribulose-1-phosphate dehydratase isoform X3 encodes the protein MSGCHAPEGDCCSRLGGAQKCQSCYGDSAYCCQDMEHPSNEIYIAPSGVQKERIQPEDMFVCDINEQDLSGPPASKNLKKSQCTPLFMNAYTMRGAGAVIHTHSKAAVLATLLFPGREFKITHQEMIKGIRKCTSGGYYRYDDMLVVPIVENTPEEKDLKERMARAMNEYPDSCAVLVRRHGVYVWGETWEKAKTMCECYDYLFDIAVSMKKVGLDPTQLPVGENGIV
- the APIP gene encoding methylthioribulose-1-phosphate dehydratase isoform X1, which encodes MSGCHAPEGDCCSRLGGAQKCQSCYGDSAYCCQDMEHPRYLIPELCRQFYHLGWVTGTGGGVSLKRGNEIYIAPSGVQKERIQPEDMFVCDINEQDLSGPPASKNLKKSQCTPLFMNAYTMRGAGAVIHTHSKAAVLATLLFPGREFKITHQEMIKGIRKCTSGGYYRYDDMLVVPIVENTPEEKDLKERMARAMNEYPDSCAVLVRRHGVYVWGETWEKAKTMCECYDYLFDIAVSMKKVGLDPTQLPVGENGIV
- the APIP gene encoding methylthioribulose-1-phosphate dehydratase isoform X4; translation: MSGCHAPEGDCCSRLGGAQDMEHPSNEIYIAPSGVQKERIQPEDMFVCDINEQDLSGPPASKNLKKSQCTPLFMNAYTMRGAGAVIHTHSKAAVLATLLFPGREFKITHQEMIKGIRKCTSGGYYRYDDMLVVPIVENTPEEKDLKERMARAMNEYPDSCAVLVRRHGVYVWGETWEKAKTMCECYDYLFDIAVSMKKVGLDPTQLPVGENGIV
- the APIP gene encoding methylthioribulose-1-phosphate dehydratase isoform X2, which gives rise to MSGCHAPEGDCCSRLGGAQDMEHPRYLIPELCRQFYHLGWVTGTGGGVSLKRGNEIYIAPSGVQKERIQPEDMFVCDINEQDLSGPPASKNLKKSQCTPLFMNAYTMRGAGAVIHTHSKAAVLATLLFPGREFKITHQEMIKGIRKCTSGGYYRYDDMLVVPIVENTPEEKDLKERMARAMNEYPDSCAVLVRRHGVYVWGETWEKAKTMCECYDYLFDIAVSMKKVGLDPTQLPVGENGIV